In the Magnetospira sp. QH-2 genome, one interval contains:
- a CDS encoding globin-coupled sensor protein produces MLDQSETLAESICTERMAFIGLDESSKENLREFKPVMEFHIDVILEEFYKHVYQWPELAALFKTSESQKAAQSGQRAHWVGNIFEGKFGEDYLREVVAISHAHERVGLDFRWHIGGYCRILNELTAIAVRTYRKKPEKLIGVLQAINKAVMLDLDLPISVYIDSTRRNFDTTLSDHGDRFEQNVHGMVQVVASASTELQATAQAMESTAVRTSERATAVAAAAEEAATNVQTVAAAAEQLSGSIGEISQQVAQSTHIASNAVMEAERTNEQVSGLASAAQKIGEVVDLINDIASQTNLLALNATIEAARAGEAGKGFAVVASEVKNLASQTAKATDEIARQISEIQAATREAVGAIQGIGSTISEINDISASIAASVEQQGAATQEIARNVEQASAGTNEVTSHIVEVTAAADETGHSAGEVLAASRELSSQAESLTIEVRDFLDELRQF; encoded by the coding sequence ATGCTCGACCAGTCCGAAACCTTGGCCGAAAGCATATGCACCGAACGCATGGCATTCATCGGCCTGGATGAGAGTTCCAAAGAAAACCTGCGTGAATTCAAGCCGGTGATGGAATTCCACATTGATGTGATTCTTGAGGAATTCTACAAGCATGTCTACCAATGGCCGGAACTGGCGGCCCTCTTCAAGACCTCCGAAAGCCAAAAGGCGGCCCAAAGCGGCCAGCGTGCCCACTGGGTCGGAAACATCTTCGAAGGCAAGTTCGGCGAAGACTATCTCCGCGAGGTGGTTGCCATCAGTCATGCCCATGAACGGGTCGGTCTGGATTTCCGTTGGCATATCGGCGGCTATTGCCGGATCCTCAACGAACTCACGGCCATCGCCGTGCGCACTTACCGCAAAAAGCCGGAAAAGCTGATCGGGGTGTTGCAGGCCATCAATAAGGCCGTGATGCTGGATCTGGATTTGCCCATATCGGTCTATATTGATTCCACTCGCCGGAACTTCGATACCACCTTGTCGGATCACGGGGACCGCTTCGAACAGAATGTCCACGGCATGGTCCAGGTGGTTGCCTCGGCCTCGACGGAACTTCAGGCCACCGCTCAGGCGATGGAAAGCACCGCCGTCCGAACTTCGGAGCGGGCCACGGCGGTCGCTGCCGCCGCCGAAGAAGCGGCCACCAATGTGCAGACCGTCGCCGCCGCCGCCGAGCAGCTTTCGGGGTCCATCGGTGAAATAAGCCAGCAGGTCGCCCAATCCACCCACATTGCCAGCAACGCGGTGATGGAAGCCGAGCGCACCAACGAGCAGGTCAGCGGCTTGGCCAGCGCGGCGCAGAAGATCGGCGAGGTGGTCGATCTGATCAACGACATCGCCAGCCAGACCAACCTGTTGGCGCTGAACGCCACCATCGAGGCGGCACGGGCCGGAGAAGCGGGCAAAGGATTTGCTGTTGTCGCCTCCGAGGTCAAAAACCTGGCCAGCCAGACAGCCAAAGCCACCGACGAGATCGCGCGGCAGATTTCAGAAATTCAAGCCGCCACCCGAGAAGCCGTTGGAGCCATTCAGGGGATCGGCAGCACGATCAGTGAAATCAACGATATCAGCGCTTCTATTGCAGCATCGGTTGAACAACAGGGGGCCGCAACCCAAGAGATTGCCCGCAACGTCGAACAGGCCTCGGCAGGCACCAACGAGGTGACATCCCATATTGTTGAAGTCACGGCGGCCGCCGACGAAACCGGCCATTCGGCAGGCGAGGTTCTTGCCGCTTCCCGCGAACTCTCTTCGCAAGCGGAATCTCTTACCATCGAAGTTCGTGACTTCCTGGACGAATTGCGGCAATTCTAA
- a CDS encoding bifunctional ADP-dependent NAD(P)H-hydrate dehydratase/NAD(P)H-hydrate epimerase produces the protein MTEILTVAQMYEADRLAMQSGIPGLRLMEAAGLAIERVIRGAWSPRPVVVLAGPGNNGGDGFVVARLLERRGWPVTVALLGDRARLKGDAAANAARWKGPCIPLSPEVLNRGALVVDALFGAGLARPLEGGTAATIEELNRRELPCVAVDVPSGIHGDSGSVLGCAPRCLATVTFFRPKPGHLLEPGRQYRGALTVADIGIPGSVLTPISPDQWCNGPKLWSQVLPRPGPTSHKYSQGHLLIRGGGRMTGAARLAAAAARRCGTGLVTLAVPPSMLFPYMGDAPGPLVRSCADAEALAECFDESRITAGLLGPGAGLGDKTRIDVRMALSSGRPLVLDADALSSFADAPRDLFDQLRPDMVLTPHEGEFARLFAHKGDKLSRTRAAAEECGAVVLLKGADTVVAAPDGRAVICTAGMPALATGGSGDVLAGIIAGLLAQGMPAFEAACAGTWIHGNAAGKIGPGLIAEDLPLAAAGVLATL, from the coding sequence ATGACCGAAATCCTGACTGTCGCACAGATGTACGAGGCCGACCGGCTGGCCATGCAATCCGGCATCCCCGGTCTGCGATTGATGGAAGCAGCGGGGCTTGCCATCGAACGGGTCATTCGCGGGGCATGGTCGCCTCGGCCCGTGGTGGTCCTGGCCGGTCCCGGCAACAACGGCGGCGATGGATTCGTGGTGGCGCGGCTGTTGGAGCGGCGCGGCTGGCCGGTGACGGTGGCCCTGTTGGGCGACCGGGCACGTCTGAAAGGGGATGCGGCGGCCAATGCGGCGCGTTGGAAGGGGCCTTGCATCCCATTATCTCCAGAAGTTCTCAATCGGGGCGCGCTGGTGGTGGATGCCCTGTTCGGCGCCGGGCTGGCCCGCCCGCTGGAGGGCGGGACAGCGGCAACCATTGAAGAACTCAACCGACGGGAACTGCCCTGCGTGGCGGTGGATGTTCCAAGCGGAATTCATGGCGACAGCGGTTCTGTATTGGGATGTGCGCCCCGCTGTCTTGCCACGGTGACCTTCTTTCGCCCCAAGCCAGGGCACCTGCTGGAACCGGGGCGTCAATACCGGGGGGCCCTCACCGTGGCGGATATCGGCATTCCGGGGTCGGTGCTGACACCTATTTCGCCCGATCAATGGTGTAACGGGCCGAAGCTCTGGTCACAGGTTCTACCCAGGCCTGGGCCGACCAGCCACAAATACAGCCAAGGCCATTTGCTCATTCGGGGCGGAGGGCGCATGACCGGCGCGGCGCGGTTGGCCGCCGCTGCCGCGCGCCGCTGTGGAACCGGATTGGTGACCTTGGCGGTACCCCCATCCATGCTGTTTCCTTACATGGGGGATGCGCCGGGACCGCTGGTGCGCAGCTGTGCCGATGCGGAGGCCTTGGCCGAATGCTTCGATGAGTCACGGATCACGGCGGGTCTCTTGGGGCCAGGGGCGGGCCTGGGGGACAAGACCCGCATCGATGTCCGCATGGCGCTGTCCAGCGGGCGCCCCCTGGTTCTGGATGCCGACGCGCTGAGCAGCTTCGCTGATGCCCCCCGGGATCTGTTCGACCAATTACGGCCCGATATGGTGCTCACCCCCCATGAAGGGGAGTTTGCTCGCTTGTTTGCGCATAAGGGGGACAAGCTGTCTCGGACAAGGGCGGCTGCCGAGGAATGTGGTGCCGTGGTGCTCTTGAAAGGGGCGGATACGGTGGTCGCCGCGCCGGACGGACGGGCGGTGATCTGTACAGCCGGCATGCCTGCCTTGGCGACCGGAGGAAGCGGGGATGTATTGGCCGGAATCATTGCCGGTCTGTTGGCCCAGGGAATGCCCGCTTTCGAAGCGGCCTGCGCCGGGACCTGGATTCACGGCAACGCCGCGGGAAAGATCGGTCCCGGATTGATTGCCGAGGATTTGCCGCTGGCCGCAGCCGGTGTCCTGGCTACTCTTTAG
- a CDS encoding PAS domain-containing sensor histidine kinase, translated as MKIRPDSKLLIGTAISIAVAATVIWAVLSWITGQRELKQELEMVAKQVAPPIDILFDETMTHLSTLSKIETQSDLYAYGGRPDRLAGYSPEVVLGIYTPMGRHLLSSAPLFDQAPTPLLEAFQSASKSKNDVLQQIAAWNGKTYVAVVRPQVTEDGTVERFQVYSFSSDRLRGWIRNLDLGPHIVARILTPNGNALLQEPDRATLNPRIEVSHGLNNFHLRLTFTADEAGLWDFWVRHKLSELVPMALVILIAGSVIFFMIKLYGREFRHQQEATALRQSHMAQREQDRQRLVDAVDSLSEGFALWDADDRLVLGNTPLDHYFPSEVVGNAVGQTFEELYGKIIDSGYIPSARPDPEGWLRNRVRGHRNPSGSYEVRLSNGRWVRITERRTREGGIAATYMDITLEKVAAERIRKEKETAETYLAIAGTIILALDALGRVTLINRKGCEILGRPEIEIVGQNWWDLALPTAERTRVWEMFSSVMAREIDLPDYFENEIVTKNGERRLVAWHNAIIPDKEGRPAGTLSSGEDISDRKKTEVALRNAMQAAELANRAKTEFLATMSHELRTPLNSIIGFSDILSNEMFGPLGQPDYRQYATDINESGKHLLDLINDILDIARIESGGMVLREGDIDVQRLLQSALRMVQERAQQAGLTLEKVDVLPTPAPILHGDERRIKQVLINLLFNSIKFTPVGGTITLATGLDRESRFYFRVTDTGIGIAAEDLDRVLSPFGQADSSFSRQYEGAGLGLPLSRNLVELHDGTLVLDSSPGEGTSVSLRFPAARTTFLPAPE; from the coding sequence ATGAAAATCCGCCCCGATTCCAAATTACTCATCGGGACCGCCATCAGTATCGCGGTGGCGGCCACGGTCATCTGGGCCGTGCTCAGCTGGATTACCGGACAACGGGAGTTGAAACAGGAACTGGAGATGGTCGCGAAGCAGGTTGCTCCGCCCATCGATATCCTGTTTGACGAAACCATGACGCACCTGAGCACTCTTTCCAAGATCGAGACTCAGTCCGATCTTTATGCTTATGGCGGCAGACCGGACCGATTGGCCGGTTATAGCCCGGAGGTGGTCCTGGGTATCTATACTCCCATGGGGCGCCACCTATTGAGTTCGGCACCGCTTTTCGATCAAGCCCCCACGCCCCTGCTTGAGGCTTTCCAATCCGCCTCCAAAAGCAAAAACGACGTCTTGCAACAGATTGCAGCCTGGAATGGCAAGACCTATGTCGCCGTGGTCCGCCCCCAGGTCACCGAGGATGGAACCGTGGAGCGGTTCCAGGTCTACAGCTTTTCCAGCGACCGGCTACGGGGCTGGATTCGCAACCTGGACCTAGGCCCCCACATCGTGGCCCGTATCCTGACTCCCAACGGCAATGCTTTGCTGCAAGAGCCCGATAGAGCAACGCTCAACCCAAGAATTGAAGTCAGCCACGGCCTCAACAATTTCCATCTGCGTCTGACCTTTACCGCCGATGAAGCGGGGCTATGGGATTTTTGGGTCCGTCACAAGCTTTCGGAGTTGGTTCCGATGGCCCTGGTCATCCTGATCGCGGGCAGCGTGATCTTTTTCATGATCAAGCTCTATGGCCGTGAGTTCCGGCACCAGCAGGAAGCCACGGCCCTGCGCCAATCCCACATGGCGCAGCGGGAACAAGATCGCCAAAGGTTGGTGGACGCGGTGGACAGCCTGTCGGAAGGGTTCGCCCTCTGGGACGCGGACGACCGGCTGGTGCTGGGCAATACCCCGCTCGACCACTATTTTCCCAGCGAAGTGGTTGGAAATGCCGTCGGACAGACATTTGAAGAGCTGTACGGCAAAATTATCGACAGCGGTTATATCCCCTCCGCCCGCCCTGACCCGGAAGGATGGCTGCGCAACCGGGTCCGCGGCCACCGTAATCCCAGCGGATCCTACGAGGTGCGCCTGAGCAATGGCCGCTGGGTCCGCATTACCGAGCGGCGCACGCGCGAAGGCGGCATTGCCGCCACCTACATGGATATCACTTTGGAAAAAGTGGCCGCCGAGCGTATTCGTAAAGAAAAGGAAACCGCGGAAACTTATCTGGCAATCGCCGGAACCATAATCCTGGCCCTTGATGCCTTGGGTCGCGTCACCCTGATCAACCGCAAGGGCTGCGAGATCCTGGGGCGTCCGGAAATTGAAATCGTCGGCCAGAATTGGTGGGATTTGGCGCTGCCGACAGCGGAACGGACGCGGGTATGGGAGATGTTCAGTTCCGTCATGGCCCGGGAAATCGATCTGCCCGACTATTTCGAGAACGAGATCGTTACCAAGAATGGCGAACGGCGGCTGGTTGCCTGGCATAATGCGATTATTCCCGATAAGGAAGGGCGGCCTGCGGGAACCCTGAGTTCCGGCGAGGACATCAGCGATCGCAAAAAGACCGAAGTGGCCCTGCGCAATGCCATGCAGGCGGCGGAACTGGCCAACCGGGCGAAAACCGAGTTCCTGGCCACCATGAGCCACGAACTGCGCACACCGCTTAATTCGATCATCGGCTTTTCCGATATCCTGTCCAACGAGATGTTCGGCCCCCTCGGTCAGCCCGATTACCGGCAGTACGCCACCGATATTAACGAGTCCGGCAAGCATCTGCTGGACCTGATCAATGACATTCTCGATATCGCCCGCATCGAATCCGGCGGCATGGTGCTGCGCGAGGGGGATATCGACGTGCAAAGGCTCCTGCAAAGTGCCTTGCGCATGGTTCAAGAGCGCGCTCAACAAGCCGGTTTGACCCTTGAAAAGGTTGATGTCCTGCCAACCCCGGCGCCGATCCTGCACGGCGATGAGCGGCGTATCAAGCAGGTGTTGATCAATCTGTTGTTCAATTCCATCAAGTTCACTCCCGTCGGCGGCACCATTACCCTGGCCACCGGCCTGGATCGGGAAAGCCGCTTTTACTTCCGCGTCACCGATACCGGGATCGGCATTGCCGCCGAGGACCTGGACCGGGTGCTCTCACCGTTTGGTCAGGCCGACAGCTCCTTTAGCCGTCAATATGAAGGGGCCGGATTGGGGTTGCCGCTGAGCCGGAATCTTGTCGAATTGCATGATGGCACCTTGGTGCTCGACAGCTCCCCCGGCGAAGGCACCTCGGTCTCGCTGCGGTTTCCCGCCGCCAGAACCACATTCCTGCCTGCTCCCGAGTAA
- a CDS encoding ImuA family protein gives MDRQATLVQLRSRLRALESTLPANRDDLVSLGHPALDDALPWQGLPRRGLHEIGGLAAPGFAIALLVRLLRGEPERMAFWCRPGRDLHAQGLLALGLDPERLVLVQGERDQDLLWAMEEGLRGGLPVAVLGEVAEVPPLAGRRLQLAAEKGGLPALLLRPAARRRPPVTAALTRWRIDPAPSFNRDRWRPCWRVSLQRCRGNEGQGQWTVEWKYETGDFSLAAPVRDRTPAAAPAIV, from the coding sequence TTGGATCGTCAAGCGACCCTCGTTCAACTGCGCAGCCGCCTCCGGGCGCTGGAGAGCACCCTCCCGGCAAATCGGGATGACCTGGTGTCTCTGGGGCACCCGGCTCTGGACGATGCCTTGCCCTGGCAGGGTCTGCCACGTCGCGGACTGCATGAGATCGGCGGTCTTGCCGCCCCCGGATTTGCCATTGCCCTGCTGGTTCGCCTGTTACGCGGAGAGCCGGAACGCATGGCTTTTTGGTGCCGTCCCGGCCGTGACCTCCATGCTCAAGGCCTTCTGGCTCTGGGCCTGGATCCGGAACGGCTGGTGCTGGTGCAGGGCGAACGGGACCAGGATCTGCTCTGGGCCATGGAGGAAGGATTGCGTGGCGGGCTGCCGGTGGCGGTGCTAGGCGAAGTGGCCGAGGTCCCTCCCCTGGCCGGACGACGGCTGCAATTGGCCGCCGAGAAAGGCGGGCTTCCAGCCCTGTTGCTGCGCCCTGCCGCCCGTCGGCGCCCGCCGGTTACCGCAGCGCTGACCCGCTGGCGAATTGACCCGGCCCCCTCTTTCAACCGGGATCGCTGGCGTCCCTGCTGGCGGGTCTCGCTGCAACGCTGCCGAGGCAACGAAGGACAAGGACAATGGACTGTGGAGTGGAAATATGAAACGGGTGATTTCTCTTTGGCTGCCCCTGTTCGCGACCGAACGCCTGCGGCGGCGCCAGCCATCGTCTGA
- a CDS encoding DNA polymerase Y family protein, producing the protein MKRVISLWLPLFATERLRRRQPSSESSSESPLAVTRVERGMPRIAAADPMAQRAGLTPGMPLADARALAPTLRTVNDDHQGLRRDLERLADWARCYTPWVSLDDSAPDGNCVPHGLWLDVGGSAHLFGGEQALLEDLRKRLAGFGLTARLGLAETPGAAWAAARFGATSLTLVTTGRLRAFLAPLPLAALRLPPATLDALERMGPRRIEDLLTLPRAPLTRRFGDLPGRRLDQALGGLGDPISPRAEVEPPRVRRSFVEPIGRAEDVEAALSALLAELCERLAKEDQGVRKLIFRLYRVDGSALSVTIGTRQPVRDPEPLFRLFRDTGKLDGLDSGFGIEAVTLDAELTDPLNAQQTDHQDRADTRRDGGLAHLLDRLTLRLGPGRVVRLSPYPSHWPERASRAVAPHLSRRKENAMPHSSSAARRVAGLPGHAPLPPRPLHLLPQPEPIEAVASLPDDPPALIRRRGRIHRIARTEGPERIAPEWWRRDSLDHPAAGLARRTRDYYRVEDQEGRRFWVYREGLMRPGVPPKWYLHGEFQ; encoded by the coding sequence ATGAAACGGGTGATTTCTCTTTGGCTGCCCCTGTTCGCGACCGAACGCCTGCGGCGGCGCCAGCCATCGTCTGAGTCTTCGTCTGAGTCTCCCTTGGCGGTGACCCGGGTCGAACGGGGCATGCCACGCATTGCCGCCGCCGACCCGATGGCCCAACGGGCCGGATTGACCCCCGGCATGCCCCTGGCCGATGCCCGGGCCTTGGCGCCAACGCTCCGCACCGTAAACGACGATCACCAAGGATTGCGGCGGGATCTGGAACGCCTGGCCGATTGGGCCCGGTGCTATACCCCTTGGGTTTCCCTGGACGACAGCGCGCCCGATGGGAATTGCGTTCCCCATGGTCTATGGCTGGATGTGGGCGGCTCGGCCCATCTGTTCGGCGGTGAACAGGCTTTGCTTGAGGACCTGCGGAAGCGGCTCGCCGGATTCGGCCTGACCGCCCGCCTGGGACTGGCCGAGACCCCTGGCGCCGCCTGGGCCGCCGCCCGCTTCGGCGCGACGTCCCTGACTCTCGTCACCACGGGCAGGCTCCGCGCTTTCCTGGCCCCCCTGCCCCTGGCCGCCCTGCGATTGCCGCCCGCAACCTTGGACGCTCTGGAACGGATGGGTCCCCGGCGGATTGAGGATCTGTTGACCCTGCCCAGGGCCCCGCTGACCCGACGGTTCGGCGACCTGCCGGGACGGCGCCTGGATCAGGCTCTCGGCGGCCTTGGTGACCCCATCTCCCCTCGTGCCGAAGTCGAGCCGCCGCGCGTCCGCCGGAGCTTCGTCGAACCCATTGGCCGCGCCGAGGATGTGGAAGCCGCCCTCAGCGCCTTACTGGCAGAACTCTGCGAACGACTGGCAAAGGAGGATCAAGGGGTCCGCAAACTGATCTTCCGCCTGTACCGGGTCGATGGCAGCGCCCTGTCGGTGACCATTGGGACCCGGCAACCGGTTCGCGATCCGGAGCCTCTGTTCCGGCTGTTTCGTGACACGGGCAAGCTGGATGGCCTGGATAGCGGCTTCGGTATCGAGGCCGTCACCCTGGATGCCGAGCTCACCGATCCCCTGAACGCCCAACAGACCGATCACCAGGATCGTGCCGACACCCGCCGTGACGGAGGCTTGGCACATTTGCTGGACCGCCTGACCCTGCGCCTCGGCCCCGGTCGGGTGGTCCGCCTGTCCCCCTACCCCAGCCATTGGCCGGAACGAGCCAGCCGCGCCGTCGCCCCCCACCTTTCCCGCCGCAAGGAGAACGCCATGCCCCACTCTTCATCCGCCGCCCGTCGCGTTGCCGGTCTGCCCGGTCATGCCCCTCTGCCGCCCCGCCCTCTGCATTTGCTGCCACAGCCGGAGCCCATCGAGGCGGTGGCCTCCCTGCCCGATGATCCGCCCGCCTTGATCCGTCGCCGGGGCCGCATCCATCGCATCGCCCGCACCGAAGGACCCGAGCGCATCGCGCCGGAATGGTGGCGCCGTGATAGCCTGGACCACCCGGCCGCCGGGTTGGCTCGCCGCACCCGTGATTATTACCGCGTCGAGGATCAAGAGGGCCGCCGGTTCTGGGTCTACCGCGAAGGCCTGATGCGTCCCGGCGTGCCGCCCAAATGGTACCTGCATGGGGAATTTCAGTGA
- a CDS encoding tetratricopeptide repeat protein, producing the protein MRLRVWVIAMGAILIWGGLATAQVPPPPGGPGEIGGWYEQAAKAGDPKIQFLYGVRIEQGVQGAPDMEAALYWYEESAKQGYAPALHRLIALYGGAGTIPANPAKVAQWTGRAAGGGDARSAFNYAVMLETGAGVARDVAAALTWYEAAYDGGIDRAALRLGYLLSQGEAAPEQLVRALMWTDLAGAGVRGYQDLRRSLVERLNSDQQAQAHEMSIHRRALRR; encoded by the coding sequence TTGAGGCTGCGAGTCTGGGTTATCGCCATGGGGGCCATTCTGATCTGGGGCGGCCTCGCCACGGCTCAAGTGCCGCCACCGCCGGGTGGTCCTGGGGAGATCGGTGGCTGGTATGAACAGGCGGCCAAGGCGGGCGATCCGAAAATTCAGTTCCTGTATGGAGTCCGTATCGAACAAGGGGTCCAAGGCGCGCCGGACATGGAAGCGGCCCTTTATTGGTATGAGGAATCAGCGAAGCAAGGCTACGCTCCGGCGTTACATCGGCTCATTGCCTTGTATGGCGGCGCGGGCACCATCCCGGCGAATCCGGCCAAGGTTGCCCAGTGGACCGGGCGCGCGGCCGGCGGCGGAGATGCCCGATCGGCCTTTAATTACGCCGTCATGCTGGAAACCGGAGCGGGGGTGGCCCGGGATGTGGCCGCCGCCTTGACCTGGTATGAAGCGGCCTACGACGGGGGCATCGACCGTGCGGCGTTGCGCCTTGGGTACCTGTTGAGCCAGGGAGAAGCGGCGCCGGAGCAATTGGTCCGGGCGCTGATGTGGACCGACCTGGCCGGGGCCGGGGTTCGGGGCTACCAGGACCTTCGCCGGTCCTTGGTCGAACGCCTGAATAGTGACCAGCAGGCCCAGGCCCACGAAATGTCCATTCATCGGCGGGCCCTGAGGCGTTAA
- a CDS encoding dihydroorotase codes for MTQPFDLILHGGSCMLPGGEAAADIGIRYGRIAAIGDLGAEQAVSRFDVSGLHVLPGVIDSQVHMREPGLEHKEDFATGTLAAVLGGVTAVMEMPNTKPNTTTAEALADKARRAKDRAWCDMAFFIGAAGDNTEKLAELERLPSCSGVKVFMGSSTGTLLVEDDASLAQVLANGTRRVAVHCEDEPRLRERFSRVEGGASVSMHPVWRDAETARLATERLLKLARGTGRRVHVLHITTADEMALLPDFKDLATVEVTPQHLTLSAPEAYERLGSLAQMNPPIREESHRLALWKALEQGVVDCIGSDHAPHTSEEKAQDYPASPSGMPGVQTLVPILLDHVNAGRLSLQRFVDLTSAGPARIYGVAGKGRIALGYDADLTIVNLKAQRTITNQWIASRCGWTPFDGMKVTGWPEVTLVRGNVVMRDGQTIGDPVGSAIRFQECL; via the coding sequence ATGACCCAGCCATTTGATCTGATCCTGCACGGCGGCAGCTGCATGCTGCCGGGTGGGGAAGCCGCTGCCGATATCGGCATTCGTTATGGCCGTATCGCTGCAATCGGCGACCTTGGCGCGGAACAGGCGGTCTCGCGCTTCGATGTGAGCGGTCTGCATGTGTTGCCGGGGGTCATCGATTCCCAGGTGCATATGCGCGAGCCCGGCCTGGAGCACAAGGAAGACTTCGCCACCGGCACCCTGGCCGCCGTGCTGGGAGGTGTGACGGCGGTGATGGAGATGCCCAACACCAAGCCCAATACCACCACTGCCGAGGCCTTGGCCGACAAGGCGCGTCGAGCCAAGGACAGGGCCTGGTGCGACATGGCCTTTTTTATTGGTGCGGCGGGCGACAATACGGAGAAACTGGCGGAGCTGGAGCGTTTGCCCTCCTGTTCCGGGGTCAAGGTCTTCATGGGCTCTTCCACAGGCACGTTGCTGGTGGAAGACGATGCATCCCTGGCCCAGGTCTTGGCCAACGGTACCCGCCGGGTCGCGGTCCATTGCGAGGACGAGCCCCGCCTGCGCGAGCGATTCTCGCGGGTGGAAGGCGGCGCTTCGGTATCCATGCACCCGGTATGGCGGGATGCGGAAACCGCCCGGTTGGCCACGGAACGACTGTTGAAACTGGCCCGAGGCACCGGACGGCGGGTGCATGTGCTGCATATCACCACCGCCGATGAAATGGCCCTGTTGCCCGATTTCAAGGATCTGGCGACGGTGGAAGTAACGCCTCAGCACCTGACCCTGAGCGCGCCGGAGGCCTATGAACGGCTGGGTTCCCTGGCTCAGATGAACCCGCCGATCCGCGAGGAGAGCCATCGTCTGGCCCTGTGGAAAGCGCTGGAGCAGGGCGTGGTGGACTGCATCGGTTCCGACCATGCGCCCCATACCTCGGAGGAAAAGGCACAGGATTATCCGGCCAGCCCGTCCGGCATGCCCGGTGTACAGACTCTGGTACCGATCCTGCTTGATCATGTGAATGCCGGTCGGCTGAGTCTGCAACGGTTCGTCGATCTGACCAGCGCCGGTCCGGCCCGCATTTATGGGGTGGCGGGCAAGGGGCGTATTGCCCTGGGCTACGATGCCGACCTGACCATTGTCAATCTGAAGGCCCAGCGCACCATCACCAACCAATGGATCGCCTCGCGCTGCGGCTGGACGCCCTTCGATGGCATGAAAGTCACCGGCTGGCCCGAGGTCACCTTGGTGCGCGGTAATGTGGTCATGCGCGATGGGCAGACCATCGGCGATCCTGTCGGTTCGGCCATTCGCTTCCAAGAGTGCTTGTAG